A stretch of the Fibrobacter sp. UWT2 genome encodes the following:
- a CDS encoding sigma-54-dependent Fis family transcriptional regulator yields MTTEAEEIERLKAEIRELRNIIDEKPGKMVGNSGEMREVYKQIKKCAKNDAQVLIYGNDGTGKELTAHTIAELSARKEQPFVVMGCANLSEGFGNPANTFESELFGYERGAFIGANSRHLGKAEIANGGTLFLDDVSALSPKNQEILLRFMQDQSFYRQGGNIHLHSDVRLIAASSKNLESLMQQKLFREDLFYRLNIVQISLPDLAQRKSDILLLAEHFISQVNLKYGTHVVRLSTPAIDMLMSYHWPGNVQELENCIERAALATSDDCIHSHNLPPTLQTDESARKPMLPNKIAPLSTLMDTYEKEILSEALKRNGGNMSAAARDLSISPRVMHYKVHRLNINISE; encoded by the coding sequence ATGACAACGGAAGCAGAAGAAATAGAGAGACTGAAAGCGGAGATCCGCGAGCTGCGCAATATCATCGACGAGAAGCCGGGCAAAATGGTCGGCAACAGCGGTGAAATGCGCGAGGTCTATAAGCAAATCAAGAAGTGCGCCAAGAACGACGCACAGGTGCTTATCTATGGCAATGACGGCACGGGCAAGGAACTCACCGCCCACACCATCGCAGAACTTTCTGCACGCAAAGAACAGCCCTTTGTCGTCATGGGTTGTGCGAACTTGAGCGAGGGTTTCGGCAACCCGGCGAACACCTTTGAAAGCGAACTTTTCGGCTACGAACGCGGCGCCTTCATTGGCGCAAACAGCCGCCACTTGGGCAAGGCCGAAATCGCAAACGGTGGCACGCTATTCCTGGATGATGTCTCGGCACTGAGCCCGAAGAACCAGGAGATTCTACTGCGATTCATGCAAGACCAAAGCTTTTACCGCCAAGGGGGCAACATCCACCTACATAGCGACGTGCGCCTGATTGCGGCGTCAAGCAAGAATCTTGAAAGCCTGATGCAGCAAAAGCTTTTCCGCGAAGACTTGTTCTATCGCTTGAACATCGTGCAGATTTCGCTGCCCGACTTGGCGCAACGCAAGAGCGACATCTTGCTTTTGGCGGAGCATTTTATTTCGCAAGTGAACCTGAAGTACGGCACGCATGTGGTGCGCCTCTCGACGCCCGCGATTGACATGCTCATGAGCTACCACTGGCCCGGCAACGTGCAGGAACTTGAAAACTGCATCGAGCGCGCAGCCCTCGCCACGAGCGACGACTGCATCCATTCGCACAATTTGCCGCCCACCTTGCAGACCGACGAATCGGCCCGCAAGCCCATGCTCCCGAACAAGATTGCGCCGCTCTCGACTCTCATGGACACCTACGAAAAAGAAATCCTGAGCGAAGCGCTAAAAAGAAACGGCGGCAACATGTCTGCCGCCGCACGCGATTTAAGTATTTCGCCAAGAGTCATGCACTACAAAGTGCATCGATTGAACATTAATATATCGGAGTAG
- a CDS encoding glutamine synthetase III, producing MSVSYRKKTINEIAKAPTAPVKPAGPVNVDFYGEDVFNIDAMREYLPKDVCEKLIATINEGAALDPSIAGDVAHAMKKWAMDRGATHFTHWFQPLTGSTAEKHDSFLEPDGCRAIMAFSGKNLIVGEPDASSFPSGGLRSTFEARGYTAWDPTSPAFLKRHGNGATLCIPTAFCSYTGEALDKKTPLLRSLQALSKSTRRLMTCFKAGPKKTTVTLGAEQEYFLIDKRFYLQRPDLYQAGRTLFGAAPAKHQQMDDHYFGSIPARILNFMNEVEIELWKLGIPAKTRHNEVAPAQFELAPMFEEVNLACDHNMQIMEVLRNVADKNGLVCLLHEKPFAGVNGSGKHNNWSVSYGKGNLLNPGKDPHQNAVFLTTLCAIIYAVDTHADLLRMTTAGAGNDHRLGANEAPPAIVSMFLGDQLMDVIEQIEQGVPKSSKQAGALRIGADMLPALPRDATDRNRTSPFAFTGNKFEFRAPGSSQSCSEPNVVLNTIVAEAFDMISEQLEKLDEKNFHTGLQKILQKIVKEHKRVIFNGNGYTDEWVAEAERRGLPNIRTSVEALKALTKEENIQLFEKYGVMNRREMESRYEINVEDFHKRIHIEGEVCRDMAKNIILPKVVEAYSSALKTNEMALNQGFPGVDAYVKSLGEGVKNLSAAIATMEESLNGLHEGILDAMAALRKVVDGLEKVVPDEMWPLPKYREMLFIY from the coding sequence ATGAGCGTAAGCTACCGCAAAAAGACCATCAACGAAATCGCAAAGGCCCCTACCGCGCCTGTTAAGCCGGCCGGACCTGTCAATGTGGATTTCTACGGCGAGGACGTGTTCAACATCGACGCCATGCGCGAATACTTGCCCAAGGATGTCTGCGAAAAGCTGATTGCAACCATTAACGAAGGCGCAGCCCTCGATCCGAGTATCGCGGGCGATGTGGCACACGCCATGAAGAAGTGGGCCATGGACCGCGGTGCCACGCACTTTACGCACTGGTTCCAGCCGCTCACCGGTTCCACTGCCGAAAAGCATGACTCCTTCCTTGAACCTGACGGTTGCCGCGCCATCATGGCCTTTAGCGGCAAGAACCTGATTGTCGGCGAACCGGATGCATCGTCTTTCCCGAGCGGCGGACTCCGTTCCACGTTCGAAGCCCGCGGCTATACCGCCTGGGATCCGACCAGCCCGGCATTCCTCAAGCGTCACGGCAACGGGGCTACGCTCTGCATTCCGACGGCGTTCTGCAGCTACACCGGAGAAGCGCTCGACAAGAAGACTCCGCTTCTGCGCAGTTTGCAAGCTCTTTCTAAATCTACCCGCCGCCTCATGACCTGCTTCAAGGCGGGCCCCAAGAAGACGACGGTCACGCTCGGCGCCGAACAGGAATACTTCCTCATCGACAAGCGCTTTTACCTGCAACGCCCCGACCTGTACCAAGCTGGCCGCACGCTGTTCGGTGCCGCTCCGGCAAAGCACCAACAGATGGATGACCACTACTTCGGTAGCATCCCGGCTCGCATTTTGAACTTCATGAACGAAGTGGAAATCGAACTCTGGAAGCTCGGCATTCCGGCCAAGACCCGCCACAACGAAGTTGCGCCTGCCCAGTTCGAACTCGCTCCGATGTTCGAAGAAGTGAACCTCGCTTGCGACCACAACATGCAAATCATGGAAGTGCTCCGCAACGTGGCCGACAAGAATGGCCTCGTTTGCTTGCTCCACGAAAAGCCTTTCGCTGGCGTGAACGGTTCCGGCAAACACAACAACTGGTCCGTGTCTTATGGTAAGGGTAACTTGCTCAATCCGGGTAAGGACCCGCACCAGAACGCCGTGTTCCTCACCACGCTTTGCGCTATCATTTACGCTGTCGACACGCACGCTGATTTGCTCCGCATGACGACTGCTGGTGCCGGCAACGATCACCGCCTCGGTGCAAACGAAGCTCCTCCGGCCATTGTCTCCATGTTCCTCGGCGACCAGCTCATGGACGTCATCGAACAAATCGAACAAGGCGTGCCCAAGTCCTCTAAGCAAGCTGGCGCACTCCGCATCGGCGCCGACATGCTCCCGGCTTTGCCGCGCGACGCCACCGACCGTAACAGAACTTCTCCGTTCGCCTTCACCGGCAACAAGTTCGAATTCCGCGCTCCGGGCTCTAGCCAGAGTTGCTCCGAACCGAACGTGGTTTTGAACACCATCGTGGCCGAAGCTTTCGACATGATTTCTGAACAGCTCGAAAAGCTCGACGAAAAGAACTTCCACACGGGCCTGCAAAAGATTTTGCAGAAAATCGTGAAGGAACACAAGCGCGTCATCTTCAACGGTAACGGCTACACCGACGAATGGGTCGCCGAAGCCGAACGCCGCGGCCTTCCGAATATTCGCACCTCCGTGGAAGCCCTCAAGGCTCTCACCAAGGAAGAAAATATTCAGTTGTTCGAAAAGTATGGCGTCATGAACCGCCGCGAAATGGAATCCCGCTACGAAATCAACGTCGAAGATTTCCACAAGCGCATCCACATCGAAGGCGAAGTCTGCCGCGATATGGCCAAGAACATCATCTTGCCGAAGGTCGTCGAAGCTTACTCCAGCGCATTAAAGACCAACGAAATGGCTCTGAACCAGGGCTTCCCCGGCGTCGATGCCTATGTGAAGTCTCTCGGCGAAGGCGTCAAGAACCTGAGTGCCGCCATTGCGACCATGGAAGAAAGCCTGAACGGCCTGCACGAAGGCATCCTCGATGCAATGGCCGCTTTGCGCAAGGTTGTCGATGGCCTCGAAAAGGTCGTCCCCGACGAAATGTGGCCTCTGCCGAAGTATAGAGAAATGCTGTTTATTTACTAA